The DNA window AAGGCAGGCGCAGCGATCGCCCAATGGAAACTTGGCTGGCCCAGGGACGCAGGAAGCCTTCACTATCTGGCGATTCCCCATCGTGTACAATAGCACGATCAGACCCGGGCTTTTTTCCATTCGTCAGGCATCAGATTATCAGTGATTCGAGATGCCTGAAGATTTTCTTCAATTGATGGAAAAAGTTCGCAGCGGCGACAAAGACGCGACGGCCCGTCTGATCGAAAACTACGGCGCTACCATTCGTCGCGCCATTCGACTCCACTTGCTGGATACGCGACTTCGCCGAGTCATCGGAGAAAGCGACATCTTCCAGTCGGTTATCTCACGGTTTTTGTTTGAACTCTGGGCGGGCCGGTATGAGTTTGACGGCCCAGAAAAGCTGGCGGCGCTGTTGAAGAAGATGGCGGTCGCCCGCGTCACCGACGCCGCCAGACACTACACAGCCCAGCGCCGGGATGTTCGACGAAACGACGCTCTACCCGTAGAAGAAAACGTCGCTTCGCCGCGGCCTGAGGCAACGCCCAGTCAAATCGTGGCCAATCGGGAGCTACTCGACGAAGCCATGAGGCTGCTCTCAGAACGCGAGCGAAGAATCCTCGAAATGCGACAGAACCGCGCCGCCTGGGAAGAGATTTCCGAAGAGTTCGGCAAATCCCCCGACGCGATTCGGAAAGAATTTGAAAGGGCGATCGCACGTGTCGCCGATCAGCTCTACCGGCAAGAGCCCTGACAACCGCCGCTTCCGGTCAACAGATACGGCAATGCCCTCCATGGCAAAATTCATCGGACTGCGGTAAAGGGTCAGCCGCCAGCGGAACGAGAAGCTCTTAACTGACGGAAGTCGCCGGTCAGTCGTTTTGCGAACCAGCCGGCGCAGAAAGTCGACTTTCGCTCCGCGAAAGTACGCGTCCTTTCACGGAGTGAAAGGGCGCTGTCCGGCGTCTGTCCTTGCTTGAAACGACGAATCAGGATCTGCCAGTTATTCCTTTCACGGTCCCGCGACGGCTGGCCTGATGCGGATTGCGGATTGCAGGTCGTATCGCGTGTCCGCCGGCTTATTCAGCTGTTGTGGGCGTAGGTTTGCCGTCAGGAACGGCGCCGCCGCTCGCACGGGCGATCGCTTGTCGGCGTTGTTCGGCGACCAGGGTCTGCAGCATGGCGAGCGACAATCGCTCTCCGTCCGCCAGCCGGTCAAACAGGTCGGCGTACGGGAGGGTCTGGTACCGCAGGCCATATTGGTCGCTGGTCCACAGGTAGCCGATGTTCTTCGCCTGGGCTTTCAGCAGCGCCGACTGCTCCCGTCCGAACTGGCTGCGGCAGGACTCGGCGAAGATCAGCGGGAACTGCTGGCCCCGCTCGCCAGCGGCCAGCAGCGTCGCCACATAGTCTTCTTTCTTCGTACCCCGAAAACCGGCGACCGGCTCGTTAATGTCCAGGGTGTTGTCAGACATGGGTTCGAGTGTGCCGGTCTTGCCGAGGGTCATATCCTTATCCAGAAACGGCGCATTCTTGAAGGGATCGAGCGTGCCGGACTTGCCGAGGGTATCCATCTTATCCAGAAACGGCTCGGTCTTGAAAGGATCGAGGACGCCGTGTTCGACGGGCTCGAACCCCTCGAATCCCTGGCGGGGATCGCGGGACTTGGCCGTGGCGATTTGCTCGGCGGAGGCGGTCGCTTCCAGCGGTTCGCCGGTCGCCGTCAGGCCGAACTTTGCCAGCGGGCCGACCAGCAGATGCTGCGGAGTCGCGAACAATTCTGATCGGGCGGCGTCGTCCAGCCGGGACAGAATGATCGGATGGTTCTGCAGGCCGCGAAGCAATTCTACGGCGGCCGGCTGGTCGCCTGTCTGCAGCGGCTGCTCGGCGTCGGCAGCGTACAGGGCGCCGTCGCGCAGTTCGATCTGCGTCTTGTCCTGCGTTTGCACTGGACGCCCCATCAGATCCACCAGCAGCAGTTTCTCTCCGGCAGCCGCCAGCCGCAGCGGCCCCAGGCCGTCCGCCCGTAATTCGCCGCCGTTTTCAAATACGCCCTGTTCCCCGGCCAGCAGGATCGGTTTACCGTCGGCGTCGGTCAGCGGGGTCGCCTGTTCTTTGAACTTCGCCAGACGCTCGGCGGCGTTCGCCTCCAGCAAGCCGATCAACTTGCTCTGTTCGAACTGCGTGGTGTCGACCGCAATCCGCGTGGTGAGGATAAAATCCGGGCTGCCGTGCGATTTGGTCACCAGCACGATCTCAAACTGCTCGGGCGGAAACTGTTCGCCGATCGCTTTCAGTACGGCGTCCAGCACTTGCGGATCCGCCAGCGGCCATGCCTGCAGGATGCCGTCTTCGGAAGCGGGAAGCGGAATCTCCGCTTGACGGAATTCCTTCCCCGCCGCCGCCAGTTCCATCTTCCCCTGTCGGGCCAGCGTGTTATTGATCAACACCACGGCCGGCTGAATCGCAACGGGCAACGCCGCTCGTGCGGCCCGGATGTCGGCCATCTCCTGCTCGACGGCCGCCGAAAACAGCGTTACATCCTGCTCGACTTTATCCGCCAGCACGGCCACTTCGGGATGGGTCGATGATCGCAACCAATCGCCCAGCGTTTGGAGGTTCTTCGCCCCTTCGCCTTCGACGGACGAATCATTGGCGTAATAGACCAGCACCTGCTGCCGGGACGGATCGCCTTCTCCTGCGCCCAGGACCAGCGGCGCGTTCAAGTCGCGACTGGGGCCGCCCAGCTTCGCCAACGGATCCGGTTTCGGCTCCGTTTCCGGCAAGGCTTCTTTCTGGACCGTACCTTGCGGCGGGACCGTTCTTTCCTTCTCTTCTGTCGCCTTGGCAGTGTCCGCCGGCGTTTGGGCGGCAGGTTTTGCACAGCCGACGACTCCGACAGCGGTAACCAGTAAACAGACGGGTAACAGCCATAAACGGGCGTTCCACATGGGTACTCTCCTGAAAACGAACTATCAAAAAGGCGATTTGAGATCGCCGGCGAGAGCGAACTCCTCTCGCTAATGAATCGCATCTGCCTGGCGAATCGGACACATTTTTGCCGAATCGCTTCCGCCGTTCCTCCTATCGCCGCTGGATCCCGCCGCGGCAGGCGGGCCGTTACACCGCGTCGGTCGCGAGAATTCGCAAGACGAAGAGGCCCACGGCCGCCAAGGCGCCCTGGAAGAGGAAGGTGGTCCCCCTTAGCGAGGCTGCTTTTTTCCCAGTCGTCAGCCGGCCTTACTTGCCTGGTGTCGCCTGCTTCGCCGCGGACTGTTGTTCGGCCAGGGTAGCCAGATAGGCCGCTTCTCTTTCAGCGATGTACGCCTGGTATCCTTTGGGATCATGGAACAGGTTTTCCTTGCGGGTCTGCATCTGTTCGTATTTGGCGTGCATGCCGTAGTAGTTGCCGTGAGCGCCGAGAAAAATATCGCACGGCAGCTTCTTCAGCACTGCGAACGTGCGGGCAAAATCCTGGGCAATCTCCGGATAGTCCTGGTTGCCGACCAGTTGATAGCCGGCATTGACGTTCGGGCTGCCAACCACCACCACGTTGACCTTTTTGTCGCCGTCGGTCGTCGACCACGCCCAGGTGGTGCAGCCTGCGGTGTGGCCGGGGGTTCGATGGGCCGTCAGAGTGACGCCGCCCAGCTTGACCTGGTCGCCGTCGCTCAGCACGCGGTCGACCTTGCAGGGAGTCCACCGAGCGTCGCCGTAAAAGTACTGCCCCAGCCCGCCGCCAGCGATCACCGCATGATCGCCCCGCATGGCGTAGACCTTGGCGCCGGTCAGTTTCTGCAGCCGCGCATGGCCGGCCACATGATCCGAATGGGCATGGCTCTCGAGCAGAATTTTGACGTCGCTCATTTTGAAGCCAAGCGACTCGACCGACGCCTGGATCAGCGGGACGGTTTCCTCAAAGCCGCTATTAATCAAAATGTGCCCGTCGGGCGTGGTAATCAAATAGATGGCCAAAGCATCGGAGCCAACATAGTAAACCTGATCCACCACGCGATGCGCGGGGAACGCCTTCTCTTCAGCTCCCGCGGCCAGCGGGGCGGCGCAGACCAGCCCTAAAAACAGTAACGCCTTGCCAATACTTCGCATCATGAAGATCCCCTTACGGCGGCAGAATTTTCTGTTATTCAAAAGCTCCGATTCTAACAGCCCGTGATCCACCAGGGGCGAAAAACGGAGGGAAACTGGCCGTGCCAGGGAGACGCGATCGGAAAGCGGACCGTCTTGCCGATGGGCGGATTCTCGCGGGAGCAGGAAAAGGCGCCCCCGGATTTCACCTCGAGCGGTAAGTTCCGTACCGGAGAAAGAGAATCGCCGCCCGGGTTACGATGACCCAACGCGGAGCGAGCGAGGCGTCGGTAGAATGGTGCGAAACTGCGGACTCGGATCAACACGGCCGAACCCTGTTTTAGAGAACGGCAGCTTGGAAAACCGGGTTTGGGAAACGTGAGCAGCGACCGGTCGTTTCCGTTCCTGGCGTCATTGGAAGGAATGTTCATGGAGTGGGAAGTCTGGAACGGAGGGCTCTCGATGGCGGCGACCGTGGCGTTTGCCATCACGGCCGTGCTGGCCATTCGGGATGATCGCGATATCGATGTGTTTGGCGCCACCGTGCTGGGACTGATTACCGCGATCGGCGGCGGCACCATGCGCGACATCATCCTGGATGTGCCCGTTTTCTGGTCGCGTGAACTGAGCTACGTCTGGGCGGGGACCGCGGCCTCGATTCTGACCTTCTATGGTCGCCGGTTGTTTGCGGCGCGATTCGTCTTTAGCGCGGTGCTGTATCTGGATGGGTTTGGGGCGGCCCTCTTTGGCATCCAGGGGGCGGCGAAGGTGTGGGACCTGGAGTTCGGCCTGCCTGCCGCGCCGGTGATCCTGGGCGTGCTCACAGCGATTGGCGGCGGACTCCTGCGGGACGTGCTGGCCAACCGGGACACGTTGTTGATGCGCCCAGAGCTTTACGCCGTGCCGGTGCTGCTGGGCTGCACGGCCTTTGTTAGCATCCTGAACCTGCTGCCCCAGTATCGGATCCCCGGCGCCGTCATTTGCATTGTGGCGACCTTTGCCTGGCGAGCCGCCGCCATTCACTGGAAGCTGGCGATGCCCCTGTTTTCCCGAACCGGCGGGACAGAGCCGGCGGACGAATAGTCATCCCCAGCGCAGTCGACGATTCGCCTCTGCCGCTGCCGAAACTGATGGACCTGGCATTGCCAGCGTGGCATAATGCCGCTCGTCGGCCGCGACCCAGGCGGCGCCTCTCTTCCTTTCGACCCGCAGCAATTCTATGCAAAACATCGTCCCTGGCTGGAGGCTTCTTCTGTGCACCGCTTTGGCTGCCGCGTTCCCGCTGGCTGCGGCGCAGGCGGAGTCGCCGGCGAAAGGGCCCCTGAAGGTGTTCCTGCTGGCGGGCCAGTCCAACATGGACGGCCAGGCGCATATCCGGACAATCGACTTCCTGGGCGAGGATCCGGAACACGGAAACCTGCTCAAGATCTTCAAGCCCGACGGCATGAACCTGGTCGCCCGCGACGATGTCTGGGTGGCGAACGCGGGCGTATACGACCGTCTGCAGACGGGCTTTGGCGGGCGTCGCGACTACGACAAGCTCGGCGTGAATATCGGGCCGGAGTACGCCTTTGGTTACTACCTGGGCGAAGCGCTGGACCAGCAGGTGCTGCTGATCAAGTTCGCGCCAGGCGGCCAAAGTCTGCACGTGAACTTTCGTCCCCCCAGCGCAGGCCCGACCGGTGTCGCAAAGCTGGACGACCAGTTGCTCACCCAGGAAGCGGCCGACAAGTGGAATGAGGGACGAGTGGAGCCTGTCGTGGGCCTGCAGTATCGCCAGCTGGTGCGCTATATCCATCACACCCTGGACAACCTCAAAACGAAGTTCCCCGCCTACGACGAACAGGCCGGCTATGAGATTGTCGGCCTGGTCTGGTTCCAGGGATACAACGACATGTTCGATGAAACGGGTCGCCGGGCATACGGCCAGAACCTGGTGCATTTGATCCGGGACCTGCGTGCGGAGTTCGACGCGCCGCAGATGAAGGTTGTGGTCGGAGTCATGGGCGTAAACGGGCCGCACAACGAGACGAACCCCAAACAGAAAGAAGTGCGGGACGGCCAGCGATTCGTCAACCGCGTGCCGGAGTTCGCCGGCAGTGTGCAGGCCGTGGAGACGGCCCCTTTGCTGCACCCTCAGATCGTCGCCCTGCAGACCGCGGGCTGGCTGAACAAGGACCGCGACCTGAAAACGCAGCCTCTCACCGCCGAAGAGAAAGAGATGCTGCAGCGGGCCACGTCGAACAAAGGTTACCATTACTATGGCGAAGGCAGGTTCTTCATCCTGACCGGGAAAATTTTCGCGGACACCATGCTGGAACTCCTGCAGAAGTAAAGAAGGCTCCTTGTGACCCACCGCACCGCCATCCTTTTCCTGCTGCTGACGCTGGTCTTCCCAGGACCCCTGTGCGCCGTGGAAACCGATACGGCCGACCTGCAGGAACGTTTCACGGCGCAGATTGCTCCGCTACTCCAGACGAGCTGCATGGATTGCCATGGCGCGGACACGCAGGAAGGGAACGTCGCGCTGCATCAACTCGGCGGCGACCTGACGGCGCCGGCCTCCATCGCGATCTGGGGCAGGGTGCTGGAACAACTGGAAACGGGCGCGATGCCGCCGTCGGGCGAACCGCAGCCAACCGCCGCCCAGCGGCAAGCGATCGTCGACTGGCTTCAGGAGACGCTCGTCCGCGCCGGCCGGGGGTTTGAGCTGCAGGCAAAGCGGTTGCTGCCCGAGTATGGAAACCGCGTCAGCCATGCGTTGCTCTTCAGCGGCGAGATCCAAACGCCTGCCTACACGCCGGCGCGACTGTGGCGGATCAGCCCCCATATTTATCGCGGGAAGCGGTATCAGCTGCAGGTCGCCGGCGGCATTGAAGCGGAGCCGGTCGCTTACTCTTCCAAGTCCAGCGGCATTCGCGACTATGCTTCGCAAGAGGTGATGGACGAATCGGGCTTCCTGGCCCTGCAGGCGGCGCTCGACGACATCCTGACGAACCAGCTGCGCGTCAAACCAGGCTTCCAGGCCATTGCCGAGGCGAAGGGGCAGCCGTCCCCGGAAGCGATGGAACGCGTCATCGCCGAGGAGTTCCTGCGGGCCACAGGTCGGCCCATCAACGACGACGAACGGGCTCGCTTCCTGGCGTTCATGACGGCCAACATCCGGCAGGGCGGCAACGA is part of the Lignipirellula cremea genome and encodes:
- a CDS encoding RNA polymerase sigma factor; its protein translation is MPEDFLQLMEKVRSGDKDATARLIENYGATIRRAIRLHLLDTRLRRVIGESDIFQSVISRFLFELWAGRYEFDGPEKLAALLKKMAVARVTDAARHYTAQRRDVRRNDALPVEENVASPRPEATPSQIVANRELLDEAMRLLSERERRILEMRQNRAAWEEISEEFGKSPDAIRKEFERAIARVADQLYRQEP
- the bla gene encoding subclass B3 metallo-beta-lactamase — encoded protein: MMRSIGKALLFLGLVCAAPLAAGAEEKAFPAHRVVDQVYYVGSDALAIYLITTPDGHILINSGFEETVPLIQASVESLGFKMSDVKILLESHAHSDHVAGHARLQKLTGAKVYAMRGDHAVIAGGGLGQYFYGDARWTPCKVDRVLSDGDQVKLGGVTLTAHRTPGHTAGCTTWAWSTTDGDKKVNVVVVGSPNVNAGYQLVGNQDYPEIAQDFARTFAVLKKLPCDIFLGAHGNYYGMHAKYEQMQTRKENLFHDPKGYQAYIAEREAAYLATLAEQQSAAKQATPGK
- a CDS encoding trimeric intracellular cation channel family protein, with product MEWEVWNGGLSMAATVAFAITAVLAIRDDRDIDVFGATVLGLITAIGGGTMRDIILDVPVFWSRELSYVWAGTAASILTFYGRRLFAARFVFSAVLYLDGFGAALFGIQGAAKVWDLEFGLPAAPVILGVLTAIGGGLLRDVLANRDTLLMRPELYAVPVLLGCTAFVSILNLLPQYRIPGAVICIVATFAWRAAAIHWKLAMPLFSRTGGTEPADE
- a CDS encoding sialate O-acetylesterase, which encodes MQNIVPGWRLLLCTALAAAFPLAAAQAESPAKGPLKVFLLAGQSNMDGQAHIRTIDFLGEDPEHGNLLKIFKPDGMNLVARDDVWVANAGVYDRLQTGFGGRRDYDKLGVNIGPEYAFGYYLGEALDQQVLLIKFAPGGQSLHVNFRPPSAGPTGVAKLDDQLLTQEAADKWNEGRVEPVVGLQYRQLVRYIHHTLDNLKTKFPAYDEQAGYEIVGLVWFQGYNDMFDETGRRAYGQNLVHLIRDLRAEFDAPQMKVVVGVMGVNGPHNETNPKQKEVRDGQRFVNRVPEFAGSVQAVETAPLLHPQIVALQTAGWLNKDRDLKTQPLTAEEKEMLQRATSNKGYHYYGEGRFFILTGKIFADTMLELLQK